The region ggttgataacttatttcaaatccgccactcaaccaccattcaatgtacctatatatatggactcatagatccattgatgtaccaatatcccaaatctcttccaatctacttcaaatttcacaaaaaatggatccatcTGATTGCCCTTTTGATCTTGCAGCATACATTCAAAatagtcaaattgaagaagcttatgtactCAACCGATTTAGAGAGCGTCGAAGAAAAATTCGAGAAGATACTGCACCTCGTAGTAGAAAATATCTCGGTAGAGATCATACAGAGGCAAACCAGAGGCTAATtggcgactactttgccaatgagcctacatatgacgatgcaatgtttcgtcgtcggtaccggatgcaaaaacataTTTTCCTTCGAATCATTggtgacctttcaagtagtgataactacttcacccaacgcgttgatgcagccaataaacaaggtatatcacccttagcaaaatgtaccacagcaatgcgaatgttagcatatggtgtggcagcagatgcggtcgatgagtacatcaaaattggaggtactacaacattggagtgtttacgtagattctgtaaaggaatcatacgattgtatgagcaacagtacctgagagcaccaacccaagaagacctgcaaagaatactacatgctaatgacatgcgggggttcccaggcatgatcgggagtattgactgcatgcactgggagtggaaaaattgtcctaaagcatgggaaggtcaatttactagaggggataagggaaccacaacagttattcttgaagcagttgcaacttatgacctatggatctggcatgccttttttggatgtcctggaacgttgaacgacataaacgttctagatcggtcaccagtgtttgatgacgtggaacagggaaagactccagctgtgaatttctttgtgaatggtcgtccctataatatggcatactatctagccgatggtatctatccttcttatccaactttcgtcaaaacgattagacttcctcaaagtgaacccgataagttatttgcaaaagttcaggagggatgtcggaaggacatcgaacgtgcatttggagttcttcaagctcgttttaaaatcatccgtgaaccagctcgcttgtgggacatagatgacttgagtatcattatgaggtcatgcatcatattacataatatgattgtcgaggatgaacgagattcatatgctcaacgttggaccgattttgagcaatctggggaaggtggatctagtacacagcaaccatactcgaccgaggttttacccgcttttgcaaatcatgtgcgtgctagatccgagttgtgtgattcaaatgttcatcatgaactgcaagcagatctagtgaagcacatctgggcaaagtttggaatgtctcaggattgaagatgatttgtatcgtactatttacgttatttgtgtgttgtgtgcttagttttcccttgtcttgcattttaagatattgtgtgcttagtttgttatcttgcattttattttaagaaaataaaataaattcttgtatgcttagtttgttgtcttgcattttaagttatgaaaaaaaaattatagtctatatttttttaaaaaaagtctatatttaaaaaaaaaacaaattgttaagtgtttattgttttaatttaatttaaatcgataattgtaattttatgtaattataaaaataaaaatataaaattaaataaaaatgtgaaataaaaaagtggtggggtagggtgagtggtgagtggtggggtagggtgttgagagttaaacaaaaccattggagtgggtaattgttgaaagtttgttgaattggagagagaagatgatgtggagtgttgggaagagaaaaagtggggtagaaaagggttaaacaaaacattttttgtttaaccattgtatatggtctaAAGCGGGATAGAAAGAGAAAATTGATAAATACTTTAGATGACAATAAATAGTttgtcaattttttaaaaataaagtgTATACGTGACTTTAAAAGTCTTTCTCCGCCACTGAGAGGGACAAAAAAACATATCTAAGGAATATTCAAATGTCAGGGGAAAATAAGGGGAAGCCGGGAAGCTTCTAGACAATTGCAGAAGGTATGGAAGCCATATGTAGCCGAAGGTGCTGGAAGTTGCAAAAATCATTTCTGGTCTCTCCAGAAACTTCCTCTCTCTTTCAGTCTTTCTGGAACAATCTCTCTCACAAATTTAAATTACCATACCCACACGCTCTCTCTCAACACCAAGAATCAGAAATCAAAATTGTAAAAGCAAAGAAAGATCAAACACTTGATAATTTCACCTTCTCGAGAGTCATGGACTTCAGGTTGATGGGTTTGGATTCTCCATTGTTCCACAATCTCCACCACATGATGGACATGTCGGATGACACCGCGTTGGACAATAAGACACACAATGCTCCGACAAGGACTTATGTTCGAGATGCGAAGGCAATGGCGGCAACACCTGCGGACGTGAAAGAGAATCCGAATTCGTACGTTTTCGTGATCGACATGCCGGGGTTGAAATCAGGGGACATTAAGGTTCAGGTGGAAGATGACAATGTGCTTGTGATAACTGGTGAGAGGAAGAgggaggaagagaaagaagggGTTAAGTATTTGAGGATGGAGAGAAGGGTTGGCAAATTCATGCGCAAATTCGTGCTTCCTGAGAATGCCAACATTGATGCTGTTTCTGCTGTGTGCCAAGATGGGGTACTCAGTGTCACTGTGCAGAAATTGCCACCACCTGAGCCTAAGAAGCCAAGGACTATTGAAGTTAAGATTGCTTGACCTTGTTCAAGAAACAGGGGAATGTGATGTTGGCTCTGTTTTGTTTGGGTGTGTGTTTTCTCAACTTTATGTTTTGTAATGATCTTGAAGGCTTGGTTGCACTAATGAATGTGATGTTTCATTTTTCTATTTGTCATTCATGTCTAAGTTATAGTTAAGATTCACTCTGCTTTCTAATTTCTATCTTATTACATACGAATTCTAGTTTAGCCAGAATAACCCTGCATATAGCAAATATTAACCACGTGACCTGGCAAAACcgcaaaagaaaataatttaggCGTTGTCTGCAAGAGATGAAGACAATTTATTTACATTTAGAAATCACTAGATTTTCTAATTAACTGTCTCATTCTTTAACATTTTCAATTTTCTCTATTTCATTGTTCATGTTACGGTGGCTTTTGTGGTGCTGCCACTAAGAATAAGGGTTAGTGTTTTATTCGCACGGCAAATAAGAGAGAGACAGAAGATGGTGATTTGATTGGAAAAATAGATaaagataaaaagaagaaaaaaacaagtggaaattggaTAGAAAATAATAATGAATAACAATTCAAAAACGAGATTTATTATTTCAGTCCAATAAAATTTGATGTTGGACCTTAATACTCATTTTACGTCCACTTATATAGAGAAAAAAGAATACAAGAGAGAAAAGTTAGAAATATGATATGATATCACAAAAAAAGTGAAAGGACATAAGGATATAAAAATGGTTAAAATGAGTTATaagaaaaaatttatttgaatTTGTTAAAATTGTTCTGTATTTACAAAATTAAGTGTTGTGCTCTTCTCACCACTTTCAAATCTCAGTTGTGATAAGATATATAACTTACTTTTTTCCTTCATTGAATGCCAATTGGTGTTCCAAAAGTGCCCTTTCGAAGTCCTGGAGAGGAAGATGCATCATGGGTTGACATATAGTGCGACTTTTCAGATATATTGGGTTATACGAGATTTCCATGTTGTCTCTCCCGATCGAGATATCCTTGTTTATGTAGTATTGATTTCTCTATGTGTGTTTGGATGTAGGTTGAGTTAATGCTAAAGCTCAATCCATACTTTTTATCTCGAACATGGAGAATAGAGGTGGAGGTAGGCATCGAACATGGGATGTTGGCGAATTCTACAAACACTATTGAAGAGAATGGTTTAGGGAACTCTATGCGGACTCCGGTGGCTAAACGCGGTCAACCAAAGAAGAGGTCGACAAGTGGTTCACAAAGAGGCTAACCAAAGGGCAGAAAAAATAAACTAAAGCAAAAGATGGGAAATCTGAAGTTCAGGGTGATAACTAGGGCACGTTAAACATGGCAAGCTGGGAAAGAAGACAAGCCACAAAAGGAACTTCTAGAGCCAACTCTTGGGGATGATGATGTCATTATACTACGGTTGATCCAGTTACAATGTAGATATGAGCCAGGAAAGAAACACTAATCCATTGAAAATCAATGCCATAAAACCAAAAATCGGGTTTACATCGTTTATTAACCTCGAGAGAGTTTGGTCCTaataaatatgaagaaaaaacttATCCTAATCATAGCTAGAAACATTAAAACATGGGAAGAGAATGAACCAAAACCTGAGTAGTCCCTGCCGAAGAACCTCTTGATCCTCCATCGAggaattattattatgatttccTCTCATCTTCAGCCTTCTCTGTTTGTTGTGTTATGTGTGTCCAACTCTCAACATCAGAACATCCGTGGGTTAAGATCACCATAACCATACTTAGTGACAACTCAAGTGGTTGTGCTTCCTTCATGTAACAGTCATGCTCTTCTTCAATTATAACCATGGTCGTGCCAAATTTTACCACGAACTCCTGCAAATCATGGCAGGAGAAAAGTGTACCCTTGAGTTAAAGTGCGCCCTTGGTCCTATTGCTACTGCTTCTGATTCACTTGCTAACAGCACTTGTCTTAATTAACGACCATGATCGAGTCAACCATCCAACACGACCGTTCTCCCGCTTTGCTTgccttttttatgttttcttccTGTCTTTCACTTTCTCTTTTGACACTTGCCCATTGCACAAATACAATGAAACCAATGAGTTATGTAAATATAATGAAATAATTAGGCACTAATTCACATTGAAAACCATGGGAAAATCAATACAAATGCACTCATAAGAACCTTGAGAAAGTCATCTGTTGGGATGGGCTGCCACTGTTTCCTAATGAGTTCGCAACCATCAAAGATTAGATAAAAGACCATTGGATTTTTTTAAAGATGACTATTATTTAATCGGTTAgtatcatttattttattagttttattaatCTAGACCGATAGGTATATCCAATGTTTAAAAGGGTTAAAATGTCTTCTTTATCAACATGCCTAGattgaaataaaatttaatatgaTCGTATGCTAAATCTAAAATATATCAAaggtaatgaaaaaaatattaaaagtaaAACTATAcgaaatgtaaaataaaaaaaaatattcaaaaaacaaaaattaagtgGAAATAACTTTTAAACTAAACGAATGCAAATCAAAAACATAGGATGAACTCAATTTCCCAAAAATATCTAGAAAATATGTTAATTCTATTTTGGACCATTTGATTGAGTCAAATATTATTATGTAATCAGATAATGTTATTAATATTTACTTTCTTATATTATTCTCTCttgaatgaaaaatatattcaaCGATCATAATGTTTTTTGGAGAAAGAATGTAAAGATTCCAACTGTAGAGGTTTTGACCATCTTCTTAATCAACGTGTCtagtataaaataaaatattataaaataatataaaattaaaacatatattaacataataaaaaagtaaaataaaaaaatagacatTTCAGTCAACGCgtatagaataaaaaaaattatgataaaaaaaaatttaaataaaaaatttgttaaaaatatataataaaataatataaatttcaaAAGTATATTAaagtaataaaaatatataaaaaaatttagataTTTCAGTCAACGAgtatagaataaaataaattatgacagaatatttttaaataaaaaatatgttaaaaatatataataaaaaataatataaaacatagaatataataaaataaatatcaaatttaACTATAAATAACTGTTACACCTAACTAGGGTATATTAAAACATGTTTTCTCTGCTTTGTATTGCTCTGCTCCTTGAAATCGCCAACCTCTAgccaccacctcaccaccatATCCTTTGACTTTTTACTGCGGCCACCACCTCTTTAAACCCACATAATCTCTTTCTGATTTGCTTCATACTATCTCTGTAAAGCTCTCTCCTCGCAAAAAGAAAAGGTCCAAAAGTACCAAGAATGggaaaaagtaaaagagagaaagagaaaagaaaatcaTCTACAAAGGCTATCCTTGATGGTGATGGCCAGGGCTCTAgggaagaggaagaacaaattgatgatgatgatgatattagAAGATGAAACCAAAGAATTTTGCGTGAATTGGAGCAATTAGAAAAggcatcttcagaacttcaggcgaaaaaaaattacaaggtTGGTCAACAAAAAAAGCAGATTTGATGGTGGCGAAGCTGATGTTTTTAACGCTTTTAAATATACATGTCTAGGATCATTTAATCAGGGGAAGAACTATGGATGGCTTGAAGTTTCTGAATTATAAATGTAGcgcttatttttattaaaacttatttttattagggataatcctctaattggtccctgtggttgtttggccgtctgaaattagtccctcctcggaaaatctgaaaatctaagtcctcgggtttggaaagtgtgtggaaattagtccctccggcgaggacctgctccacacactttttcaaacacgaggacttagattttcagATTTTCCGGGGagagactaatttcagacggccacacaaccacatgGACCAAGTAGAGGATTAACCCTTTTTATTATATGGTGTGTTCGTTCTTTGAGATGTCTTGTCTTTAAAATAATAACTTTATGTAAGGGCTTCATTAGATCATTTGGATTGTAACTTTTAATAGAAAGGATAACAATATCTCAAGTCTGTGCTTGTTAGTGATTTTTGGTGTTTAAGCTTAGTTTTTCAATCCTAATTGAGAGAGATGTTTTCGATATTTCTTTTATGATAATAAATagtttgattttgaaaaaagtAATAAGAAGATCTTCACAAGTCTCCAACCATTAATTATACGCATGGTGACTACTGCGATGTTGTAGAGTTTCACCATATGCCTCTTAAAGAATTCATTAACCACTAAGGTTTTGCTCATGCTTACTGAATTGTGAATGATATTATGATGTATAATAAGATGAACTAAATATCCCATAAGATACTGAAAAagtaaagagattaatttctatgcaccgacggtgtaaataagttttacatcaTCATTCAATCATATCCCTCTATTTTGTAAgttcacaattaattttaaatttaataatatctaaaatagaaaattgatggttgtgattgaatgatggtgtaaaactttttacaccgtcggtgcatagaaattaatctcaaaagtaaattgtaaatatttattttacatCATTTGATTAATTTAAAGACTAGCTAGGGTCAATAGATATGATCAATTTCTTAGAATGTTTAGGGGATGTAGAGAATCCACCTGTAGAGGATCCAAGTGCCTTCTTGGTCAATACATctatagtaaaataaaataat is a window of Lotus japonicus ecotype B-129 chromosome 5, LjGifu_v1.2 DNA encoding:
- the LOC130716799 gene encoding uncharacterized protein LOC130716799; its protein translation is MYLYIWTHRSIDVPISQISSNLLQISQKMDPSDCPFDLAAYIQNSQIEEAYVLNRFRERRRKIREDTAPRSRKYLGRDHTEANQRLIGDYFANEPTYDDAMFRRRYRMQKHIFLRIIGDLSSSDNYFTQRVDAANKQGISPLAKCTTAMRMLAYGVAADAVDEYIKIGGTTTLECLRRFCKGIIRLYEQQYLRAPTQEDLQRILHANDMRGFPGMIGSIDCMHWEWKNCPKAWEGQFTRGDKGTTTVILEAVATYDLWIWHAFFGCPGTLNDINVLDRSPVFDDVEQGKTPAVNFFVNGRPYNMAYYLADGIYPSYPTFVKTIRLPQSEPDKLFAKVQEGCRKDIERAFGVLQARFKIIREPARLWDIDDLSIIMRSCIILHNMIVEDERDSYAQRWTDFEQSGEGGSSTQQPYSTEVLPAFANHVRARSELCDSNVHHELQADLVKHIWAKFGMSQD
- the LOC130718151 gene encoding 17.9 kDa class II heat shock protein; this encodes MDFRLMGLDSPLFHNLHHMMDMSDDTALDNKTHNAPTRTYVRDAKAMAATPADVKENPNSYVFVIDMPGLKSGDIKVQVEDDNVLVITGERKREEEKEGVKYLRMERRVGKFMRKFVLPENANIDAVSAVCQDGVLSVTVQKLPPPEPKKPRTIEVKIA